TGCTGCCCCTACTGGTAATAAAGCTCCAGGTTCATTCCATCATGGATCTCATCTGAGATGGTAAGTCAGAGAATCTGAACAGCTGGACCTTGGCCTCACTAACAAACACACTTCTCCCAACCCCAAGAGTGCCCAGGCTATTGAACCAATTACACCAGTAATCCTCCTAATCTCCCCTAGAGTGAATAAAGGTGCTCCTCAAGGGCTAGAACTGCAGTGTGGGGGAGgcagggggtggggtgaggggtgtACGTGGCCAACTGAAAAGCGAGAGGCCCTTGAGAGTTGTCAAAGGATACAGTCCCCCAGGGTCACGTGGTCCTTGAAGATTGTGTACCTAGGATGGAGGGACAAGTACTTAAGCAAAAAGCTCCCCACTCGGAAGCCTCCTTAGCAAAGCCAAGGAGGCCGAATCTTCCAATTTCCAGGGAAGGGGATCCTAGCGTGGCCCCAAGGCCCACCCAGGGGCGGCTGCCCGCACTCACCATTTCTTCAAGACAATCTTGTTCCAACGG
This sequence is a window from Monodelphis domestica isolate mMonDom1 chromosome 3, mMonDom1.pri, whole genome shotgun sequence. Protein-coding genes within it:
- the LOC100012910 gene encoding ubiquitin-like protein 5, which produces MIEVVCNDRLGKKVRVKCNTDDSIGDLKKLIAAQTGTRWNKIVLKKWYTIFKDHVTLGDYEIHDGMNLELYYQ